One part of the Acetoanaerobium sticklandii genome encodes these proteins:
- the larC gene encoding nickel pincer cofactor biosynthesis protein LarC produces the protein MNLYLDIVGGISGDMMLSSLLGLGVNYDRFIEVMSTLSISDEFEISLSQASKGAIGGNKVDVILKEDSSFVHRNLSDIINIIDNSGISSRAKYMARKIFTVLAEAEAKVHLAKVEDVHFHEVGAVDSIVDIIGTAVLIDMLDIETIYCSEIPLGSGFTWSQHGKIPLPAPATLNLLEDMKVRLTNLQAETVTPTGAAILKGLNAKQASNLSMMIKKTSIGCGTKNFDIPNILRAILFQPNDYYIREKLAVLSCNLDDMTGELMGNAMEELFDAGALDVWFSPIMMKKSRPAYKLEVLTTMHQKEAISKAIFEQTTTLGIREQIIDRKSLKRKIRSQKTELGSIRIKEAYLGDKKINQKPEFEDLKALAKKKGVTVRSLNIK, from the coding sequence ATGAATTTATATTTGGATATAGTAGGAGGCATATCAGGTGATATGATGCTTTCCTCGCTTCTTGGACTAGGAGTAAATTACGATAGGTTTATAGAAGTAATGAGTACGCTTTCAATTAGCGATGAATTTGAAATAAGCTTAAGTCAAGCTTCAAAAGGAGCAATAGGGGGAAATAAGGTTGATGTAATTTTAAAAGAGGATTCTTCTTTTGTGCATAGAAATCTTAGCGATATTATTAATATCATAGATAATTCTGGAATATCTTCTAGAGCAAAATACATGGCTAGAAAAATATTTACAGTGTTGGCAGAGGCAGAGGCGAAGGTTCATCTTGCTAAGGTAGAAGATGTACATTTTCACGAAGTAGGAGCTGTTGACTCTATAGTGGATATTATAGGAACTGCTGTTCTAATAGATATGCTTGATATTGAGACTATATATTGCAGTGAGATACCACTTGGAAGTGGATTTACTTGGTCCCAGCATGGGAAGATACCTCTTCCAGCACCAGCGACTCTCAATCTACTAGAAGATATGAAGGTTAGATTGACCAATCTTCAGGCTGAAACAGTGACACCTACAGGAGCTGCAATATTAAAGGGGTTAAATGCTAAACAAGCCTCAAATCTCAGCATGATGATTAAGAAAACCTCTATAGGATGCGGGACGAAGAATTTTGATATACCAAATATCCTAAGAGCTATTTTATTTCAGCCAAACGATTATTATATAAGAGAAAAATTGGCTGTATTATCTTGTAATCTAGATGATATGACCGGAGAGCTTATGGGTAACGCTATGGAAGAGCTTTTTGACGCGGGTGCTCTAGATGTTTGGTTTTCTCCTATAATGATGAAGAAAAGCAGACCAGCCTACAAGCTTGAGGTGCTTACAACCATGCATCAAAAAGAAGCTATATCAAAGGCTATTTTTGAGCAGACCACAACTCTTGGAATAAGAGAGCAGATAATCGATAGAAAATCACTAAAAAGAAAAATAAGATCTCAAAAAACAGAGCTAGGCAGTATCAGAATTAAAGAAGCTTATCTTGGAGACAAAAAAATAAATCAAAAACCAGAGTTTGAAGACCTCAAAGCTTTGGCAAAAAAGAAGGGCGTAACAGTTAGAAGCCTTAATATAAAATAG
- a CDS encoding alpha-D-ribose 1-methylphosphonate 5-triphosphate diphosphatase, with protein MLVIYSDKIVQNDAVISGYIHIADGKIQKIDEKSSLKDYIDMTGKYILPGLINIKSEHISRENQIKLNSRFPFAKIFREVEIKYASAGITTLFHSIPLVNGRYREDFTTGPKMAKDIKELSKRSNLIDHRIHMAFQLGFIQSMDKIKEMLESNLLDYISYSGYCRSEEERYREIYYEDYIQRVMGLSEATCKRMVERVRELRSESNLEELAYMLKYAHYKGVKVGTSELSVIKKLEFLEQQGINIIENPSLEEALNLDSGSDKMIMMDILSLSKQLNKTYQDQVVSAIRTGHIDILSSDMRAHDILAFVFQLAQDLGLEKAVSLVTSNPATALKLKDRGQIKESLRADLIVVDILDEVPVVEMTISNGKIVYRANY; from the coding sequence GTGCTAGTAATATACAGCGATAAAATCGTACAAAATGATGCAGTTATAAGTGGTTATATTCATATAGCAGATGGCAAGATCCAGAAAATAGATGAGAAATCATCCTTAAAAGACTATATAGATATGACAGGAAAGTATATCCTGCCAGGTCTTATCAATATAAAAAGTGAGCATATATCTAGAGAAAATCAGATTAAATTAAATAGCAGATTTCCTTTTGCAAAGATCTTCAGAGAAGTTGAAATAAAATATGCCTCAGCAGGAATAACTACATTGTTTCACTCTATTCCTCTAGTAAATGGCAGATACAGAGAAGACTTTACTACTGGCCCGAAGATGGCAAAAGATATAAAAGAGCTTTCTAAACGTTCCAATCTCATTGACCATAGAATTCACATGGCATTTCAGCTTGGCTTTATTCAGAGCATGGATAAAATAAAAGAGATGCTAGAATCAAATCTCTTGGATTATATTTCATATTCAGGCTATTGCAGAAGTGAGGAAGAAAGATATAGAGAGATTTATTATGAGGATTATATCCAAAGAGTAATGGGCCTAAGTGAAGCTACCTGCAAGAGAATGGTAGAGAGAGTAAGAGAGCTAAGAAGTGAATCGAATCTAGAAGAGCTAGCATATATGCTAAAGTACGCTCACTACAAGGGCGTAAAGGTAGGAACCTCTGAGCTAAGCGTAATTAAAAAGCTAGAGTTTTTAGAACAGCAGGGCATTAATATAATTGAAAATCCGTCGCTTGAAGAAGCATTAAATTTAGATTCAGGCTCTGATAAAATGATTATGATGGACATTTTATCTCTTAGCAAGCAGCTTAATAAAACCTATCAGGATCAAGTGGTGTCAGCTATTAGGACTGGTCATATAGATATACTTTCTTCTGATATGAGAGCGCACGACATATTGGCATTTGTATTTCAGCTAGCTCAGGACCTTGGATTAGAAAAAGCAGTATCGCTTGTCACTTCAAATCCAGCAACTGCACTTAAGCTAAAGGACAGAGGACAAATCAAGGAAAGTCTAAGAGCGGATTTAATAGTAGTAGATATCCTAGATGAAGTACCTGTAGTTGAAATGACTATATCAAATGGAAAAATAGTATATAGAGCCAATTATTAA
- a CDS encoding ABC transporter ATP-binding protein codes for MGHFEESEIQDKGFDVALMKRLMSYAKPFTGLLVLSFLMILLATVVDLARPWMIKIAVDEYISPVGSIPKDEAVKGVQQIVFFLFLLITGGFFFNYLQVYLLSYVGQRVIHNMRTTLYDKVMHLPLSFFDKNPTGRLVTRLTNDMENLNELYTSVLVSFFKDVFLLGGIIIMMIRLDLKVSLMVFITIPIIVWVSIVFRKKSRKAYRLVRTRLAVINSSLSENISGMRIIQIFAQEERKKEEFSKYNEAHLDASLKELFIFAIFRPSMDLIYSFGLALLIWFAGGAVLKGQMPFGVLFAFINYLEQFFHPIYDLSEKFNIMQSAMASSERIFQLMDEPISSDVEDEETKDYPEITGKIEFENVWFSYTGDEDWVLRDVSFVINPGETVAFVGSTGSGKTTIISLIARLYEIQKGRILIDSVDIKDIPVSHLRNQISAVLQDVFLFTGDIKSNIRLDNDEISDEKIEAVAKFVNADRFINKLPKAYDANVEENGATFSSGERQLLAFARALAYEPKILILDEATSNIDTQTELLIQDAITRVIQNRTTIVVAHRLSTIQHADNIIVLHKGKIREMGRHDELLSQKGIYHNLYLLQYKN; via the coding sequence ATGGGACATTTTGAAGAAAGTGAAATTCAAGATAAAGGTTTTGACGTAGCTTTGATGAAAAGGCTTATGTCTTATGCCAAGCCGTTTACAGGACTTCTAGTGCTTAGTTTTTTGATGATACTGCTAGCTACCGTTGTAGACCTTGCTAGGCCCTGGATGATTAAGATAGCTGTAGATGAGTACATCTCTCCTGTAGGAAGCATTCCAAAGGATGAAGCAGTAAAGGGAGTCCAGCAAATAGTGTTTTTCCTTTTTCTTCTTATTACTGGAGGCTTCTTCTTCAATTATCTTCAGGTTTATTTGCTTTCTTATGTAGGCCAAAGAGTAATCCATAATATGAGAACTACTCTATATGACAAAGTGATGCATCTACCTCTTAGCTTTTTTGATAAAAATCCTACTGGCAGACTAGTAACTAGGCTTACAAATGATATGGAAAATCTAAATGAGCTTTACACCTCTGTGCTTGTATCGTTTTTTAAGGATGTTTTTCTGCTAGGTGGTATCATTATCATGATGATACGACTGGACTTAAAGGTATCTCTTATGGTTTTTATAACTATCCCTATTATAGTCTGGGTATCCATAGTATTTAGAAAGAAATCCAGAAAAGCCTACAGACTTGTCAGAACTAGGCTTGCAGTTATAAACTCATCTCTTAGCGAAAATATTTCAGGTATGAGAATAATTCAGATTTTTGCTCAAGAGGAGCGCAAAAAAGAAGAATTTTCCAAGTATAACGAAGCTCACCTAGATGCTTCTCTGAAGGAATTATTTATATTTGCGATATTTAGGCCTTCTATGGACCTTATTTATTCCTTTGGACTAGCCCTACTTATTTGGTTTGCAGGAGGAGCTGTTTTAAAAGGTCAGATGCCTTTTGGAGTTCTCTTTGCATTTATAAATTATCTGGAGCAATTTTTTCATCCTATTTACGATTTATCTGAAAAGTTCAATATCATGCAATCGGCAATGGCATCTTCAGAAAGGATATTTCAGCTCATGGATGAACCAATTTCTTCTGATGTAGAAGATGAAGAAACTAAAGATTATCCTGAAATCACTGGCAAAATAGAATTTGAAAATGTCTGGTTTTCATATACAGGAGATGAGGACTGGGTACTTAGGGATGTAAGCTTTGTTATAAATCCTGGCGAAACAGTTGCTTTTGTAGGCTCTACTGGTTCTGGTAAGACCACTATCATAAGTCTCATAGCTAGACTATACGAGATTCAAAAGGGAAGAATCTTAATCGATTCTGTAGATATTAAAGACATTCCTGTCTCTCATCTTAGAAATCAGATTTCTGCTGTACTTCAGGATGTATTCTTGTTTACAGGAGATATAAAAAGCAATATCAGACTAGATAACGATGAGATTTCTGATGAAAAAATAGAAGCAGTCGCAAAATTTGTGAATGCAGATAGGTTTATAAATAAGCTTCCAAAAGCCTATGATGCCAATGTAGAGGAAAACGGCGCTACCTTTTCATCTGGCGAAAGACAGCTACTTGCATTTGCTAGAGCTCTAGCCTATGAGCCTAAGATTTTGATACTAGATGAAGCCACATCAAACATCGACACTCAAACAGAGCTTCTAATCCAAGATGCTATCACCAGGGTAATCCAAAACAGAACTACAATTGTAGTAGCTCACAGACTATCAACTATACAGCATGCAGATAATATCATCGTGCTTCATAAAGGTAAAATAAGAGAAATGGGAAGGCATGACGAGCTTCTATCTCAAAAAGGCATTTACCATAATCTTTACCTGCTTCAATACAAAAATTAA
- a CDS encoding Lipid A export ATP-binding/permease protein msbA (fragment), which yields MKDRTSIIISHRISAIKDADEILYLEDGVITERGTHSELLVQKGAYEDLYRKQLLEEKLDKEV from the coding sequence ATGAAAGACAGGACAAGTATTATAATATCTCACAGAATTTCAGCAATTAAGGATGCTGACGAAATTCTTTATTTAGAAGACGGAGTAATAACAGAAAGAGGAACTCATAGTGAGCTACTAGTTCAAAAGGGAGCTTACGAAGACCTCTATCGCAAACAACTACTAGAAGAAAAGCTAGACAAGGAGGTGTAG